TGCTCTTATCGAAGGAGCGATCCGAGGCATCGACATGTTTGATTGTGTGTTGCCGACAAGAATCGCCCGCAATGGGACATGCATGACAAGCCAGGGAAGACTGGTCATCCGCAATGCAAAATACGCGCGCGACTTTACCCCGCTTGATCCAAATTGCGATTGCTACACCTGCAAAAATTACACACGTGCTTACATCCGACACCTGGTCAAGTCGGAGGAAACCTTTGGCATCCGATTAACTACCTACCACAACCTGCACTTCTTGGTGAAGTTAATGGAGCAGGTGCGTCAGGCGATTGCCGAAGACCGCTTGCAAGATTTCCGCGACCAGTTTTTCGCTCAATATGGATTGGGTGAAGATAGATCTTTTTAATCGAGGGGGATTTTTTTCATGGATGGCTTGACTCAGTTTTTACCGATTATCATCATGTTTGCGATTTTTTACTTCTTGCTGATTCGTCCGCAACAAAAGAAGGCAAAACAACGCAACGCTATGCTTGCTGCTCTGAAAAAAGGCGACAAGATCGTAACAATCGGTGGAGTGCATGGAACGATCCAAGAACTGTCTGATGATACAGTTACGTTGCGTATTGCTCACAACGTAAACGTTACTTTTGATCGTGGAGCGATCAACAATGTAGTTTCTTCCAGCAACGAACCTGCGAAGAGTGAACCAGCGAAGAGCGAAGAGACAAAAGAAGAATCCAAATAATACATGCGAAAAGCAGGTGGGTGATCCACCTGCTTTTTTCTGTCTTGTTTTAGCGGCGAGGCTTGATAATTTTAGGTTTACTGCCTTTGTGCTTGTTGTTGGAATTGGCCGAATTCACGCCGAGAATCCCACCTAACGCGGCCACTCCAAAAGCGCCGAACAAGAACAGGAAGATCCCCCATTGCATTGGTGCGTCAAAGCCGAGGAAGCCGATCAAGAGGATGAAGAGGAAGTATGTGAGTCCGGTAAGTCCGCCGTAATACCAGCCCTTGCCGCCACAACGTCGTCCTGTAACGAATCCCCCAATCAAGAGGGCGATGGCATTGATCACGTACGTAAAATAGGGCAGCGTGCCTTCCCGTATCGAGGTAAAGCTAAGAAGCAGGGTCGCGAGCAACGCTCCAATTAAAACTAGACATGTCGTATACAAGAGACCGGTCAGTACAGATGTGGATGCACTTCGCACGGTATGTACCCCCTTATTGGAAGTGTTTGTACATCTATATGAGAGGCTTGGCTCACGTATTCATCTTCGCGTTGAACATTGATAGGAATTTTCGTATGATGGATGGGGAACGAGACGGGGGTGAGGAAGATTGATCAAAACGTACTTTTATAACCACTCTGAACAGAAGATGTTTCACGACGTTGATCTGGCAACGAAAGATCAATGGCTGAAATCACCAGAGGATTTGCTCTGGATCGATCTGTATGATGTGGGAAACAATGAACTGCCCTATATTGCCAAGATTTTCGACTTTCACCCGCTGGCAATTGAGGACTGCCTGCACGTCAGTCCACGTGCCAAGGTAGACAAGTACGATGACTACTATTTCTTCGTTTTTCACGCCCTGCGTTACAATGAAGAAAGCGATGACGAGATTACAACGGTAGAACTGAACGTTTTTCTCGGCCCTAACTACATCGTTACGATCCACAAGTCTCCGATGAATACCATCGGTCGGATCGCTGCCATGTGTCACCGCAACATTTCTTACTTGAACAGAGGTCCCGACTATTTGCTGTATGCCATAGTAGACGGGATTACCGATGAATACTTTCCCATTATTGATCGGATTAGTGTGCGGATTGACGAGCTGGAGGACGAGATTTATGAACATCAGATGGAGGAAATTACCGAAGAGTTCCTGGCGCTGAAGCGAACAATTATTTTAATCAGGCGTGTGATTATGCCGCAAAAAAGAATTTTCGCGAACGTCAATGGCCGTTACTCCTTCGATATTTCCGAGGAAAACGTTCCGTTCTACACCGACCTAACAGACCACTTGGAGCGGATTTCGGATTCAACGGAAACCTTCCGTGATCTGGTAAACGGTGCGTTGGATACGTACTACACCATCATTAGCGCCAAAACAACGGAGACGATGCGAGTTCTTACCATCATCTCCACGATCATCCTACCGTTGACATTTATCACCGGACTGTTCGGGATGAATACTTTCGCATGGCTGGGAGAAGAAGCAGAACCTTATATGCTGATCGTGGCACTCGTGATTATGCTAGCCATGACGTTTGCCATGCTTCACATTTTCCGCAAGCGAAAGTGGCTGTAATTGGTGCTAATACTTTCCCTGCCCCCTGTTGAACACTACTATCAAATGTTCTTTGGGGGGCAGCGTAAGTGGATAATATTACTATGGTGTTACTTCGCACCCTTTTCTCGTATTTTTTCCTCCTGATTTTAGTGCGGTTAATGGGAAAGCGGGAATTGGGAAAGCTGTCCGTTTTTGATGTGGTCATCTCGATCATGCTTGCAGAAATGGCTGCACTGGCGATTGAGGATGTCGATAAGCCTGCTCTTCGGTTTTATTTGCCGATGCTGTTGATTGCCTTGTTGGAAGTCGCCTTCGCTTATCTGTCATTAAAGAGCAAGAAATTCCGCGATACAGTGGACGGCTCTGCCGATTTGATTATAGAAAATGGGCAAATCAGGGAACATGCGATGCGTCGCAATCGCTTGAACATGGATGATTTGATGGTACATCTGCGGCAAAAAGACGTAAAAAACATTGCGGATGTTGAATTTGCGCTGTTGGAGCCAACTGGACAGATGAGTGTGTTTTTAAAGGAGCAAAAAGAAAAGGTCTCGAGGGAAGATCTCGCGTTGATGGAGAAGCCACAGGTCGGTCTTGTCTCGTACAAAGGTCTGCCCATCCCGCTGATTCTC
This genomic stretch from Brevibacillus brevis harbors:
- a CDS encoding TIGR04086 family membrane protein, with translation MRSASTSVLTGLLYTTCLVLIGALLATLLLSFTSIREGTLPYFTYVINAIALLIGGFVTGRRCGGKGWYYGGLTGLTYFLFILLIGFLGFDAPMQWGIFLFLFGAFGVAALGGILGVNSANSNNKHKGSKPKIIKPRR
- the yajC gene encoding preprotein translocase subunit YajC; protein product: MDGLTQFLPIIIMFAIFYFLLIRPQQKKAKQRNAMLAALKKGDKIVTIGGVHGTIQELSDDTVTLRIAHNVNVTFDRGAINNVVSSSNEPAKSEPAKSEETKEESK
- the corA gene encoding magnesium/cobalt transporter CorA → MIKTYFYNHSEQKMFHDVDLATKDQWLKSPEDLLWIDLYDVGNNELPYIAKIFDFHPLAIEDCLHVSPRAKVDKYDDYYFFVFHALRYNEESDDEITTVELNVFLGPNYIVTIHKSPMNTIGRIAAMCHRNISYLNRGPDYLLYAIVDGITDEYFPIIDRISVRIDELEDEIYEHQMEEITEEFLALKRTIILIRRVIMPQKRIFANVNGRYSFDISEENVPFYTDLTDHLERISDSTETFRDLVNGALDTYYTIISAKTTETMRVLTIISTIILPLTFITGLFGMNTFAWLGEEAEPYMLIVALVIMLAMTFAMLHIFRKRKWL
- a CDS encoding DUF421 domain-containing protein, whose amino-acid sequence is MDNITMVLLRTLFSYFFLLILVRLMGKRELGKLSVFDVVISIMLAEMAALAIEDVDKPALRFYLPMLLIALLEVAFAYLSLKSKKFRDTVDGSADLIIENGQIREHAMRRNRLNMDDLMVHLRQKDVKNIADVEFALLEPTGQMSVFLKEQKEKVSREDLALMEKPQVGLVSYKGLPIPLILDGKVRTEALNKIGQNELWLKREIRKYGIKDIREVSFCSIDERGIMYLDKKDKPQQ